CGCGCCGTCTCCATGTAGCGGAAGTAGATCGTGTTGTTGACGTGCCCCATCGCGTCCATGTCGCCCCAGCGGATCGGGATCGTCATGGTGTGGACGAGGCGTTTGTCGGCAGGCAGGTCGAGTCGCATCGGGTGTGTCGGGCTTTGTCGGGCAGTGGACAGCGATGCTAGCGCAGCCACCACTACAATGCGTCGCGCATCCGACACCCCCGCCGCCCCGCGCTGCCGGGCGGCCCTGCCGCGAGAGAGACCACCACGATGAAGACCCCGGCCCACCTGATCGAACAGTTCGGCCCCCGCGAAGCCATGGAGTACGACGTCGTCGTCGTCGGTGCCGGCCCCGCGGGGCTGGCCACCGCGATCCGGCTCAAGCAGCTCGCCGCCGAAAAAGGGCACGACGTCAGTGTCTGCGTGCTGGAAAAAGGCTCCGAGCCGGGCGCGCACATCCTCTCCGGCGCGGTGATGGACCCGCGCGCGATCACCGAGCTGTTCCCGGACTGGAAGGAACGCGGCGCGCCGCTCAACCAACCCGTCACCGGTGACGAGGTGCTGTTCCTCGAAGAAGCGAGCGCGATGCGCACGCCCCAGTGGCTGATCCCCGAGTGCTTCCACAACGAGGGCAATTACGTCATCAGCCTGGGCGCGGTGACCAAGTGGATGGGTGAGCAGGCCGAAGCGCTGGGTGTGGAGATCTTCCCCGGCTTCACCGCGGCCGAGGTGCTCTACGACGAGCAGGGGCGCGTGGTGGGTGTGGCCACCGGCCATATGGGGCTGGGCAAGGACGGGCAACCGACCGACGCGTTCCAGCTCGGCATGGAGCTGCGCGCCAAGTACACCGTCTTTGCCGAAGGCGCGCGCGGCCACCTGGGCAAGGAGCTGATCGCGCGCTTTCGCCTCGACGAGGGCAAGGACCCGCAGACCTACGGCATCGGCATCAAGGAGCTGTGGGAAATCCCGCCCGAGAAAGCCAAGCCGGGGCTGGTCGTGCACACGGCCGGCTGGCCGCTGGACGAGCACACCTACGGTGGCGGCTTCCTCTATCACCTCGAAGGCAACAAGGTGACGCTGGGCTTCGTCGTCGGGTTGGACTACCAGAACCCGTGGCTGAGTCCCTTCGAGGAGATGCAGCGCTGGAAGACCCACCCGGCGATCCGCGCGCACATCGAAGGTGGCAAGCGCATCGGCTACGGCGCGCGCGCCATCACGGCCGGCGGCCTGATGAGCCTGCCCAAGACCGTCTTCCCCGGCGGCGCGCTCGTCGGCTGTGACGCCGGCTACCTCAACGCCGCGCGCATCAAAGGCAGCCACGCGGCGATCAAGACCGGCATGCTGTGCGCCGAAGCGGCGTTCGAGGCACTGCGCGCCGGCCGGCAGCACGACGAGCTGACGGCCTACCCGGCGGCGTTCGAACAGAGTTGGCTCTACCAGGAGCTGCACCGCGCGCGCAACTTCAAGACCTGGTTCAAGAAGGGCAACACGATCGGCGCGCTGATGACCGGCATCGAGCACTGGCTGCTGCCCAAGCTCGGTATCCAGAGCCCGCCGTGGACCGTGCGCCGCCACACGCCGGACCACGCGCGGCTGCACGCGGCCAGCCAGGTCGAGCCGATCCGCTACCCCAAGCCGGACGGCGTGCTCACCTTCGACCGCTTGAGCAGCGTGTTCCTCTCCAACACCAACCACGAGGAGAACCAGCCGGCGCACCTGACGCTCAAGGACCCGACGGTGCCCGTCGCGGTGAACCTCGCCCGCTACGGCGGGCCGGAAAGCCGCTACTGCCCGGCGGGGGTGTACGAGTTCGTCGAAAAGGACGGCGCGCCGCAGCTCGTCATCAACGCGCAAAACTGCGTGCACTGCAAGACCTGCGACATCAAGGACCCGACGCAAAACATCGTCTGGGTCACGCCGGAAGGCGGCGGCGGCCCCAACTACGCGGGGATGTGACCCGGCGGCGACATAGCCGCTTGCGTGTTCGCCACCGGCGCACGAGGAAGCAGGGGGACAACCCTCTACCCCGTTGCGCCCGGGCCCGCGGTGCCGTGGCCATGCCGGGCACGTCCTTGAAAATGGCGCGTTCGGTTTCCAGCGCGAGCCGTTGGCGGCGCGAGCCGTTACAATGCCGCGCATCAGGAGAGAGTGGGCGTGGTTGCTCGGTTGTCGGGTACCGTCGCCCACCGCCGAAGGCGCAGGCTGCTTGCCGAACGCTCAGGCAAAAGGACTGATGCAGCACCCCGCGGGGTGCTTGCCTGCTGGAGAGAGGCGTCGCCGCGCCGGCCCCGTGCCCGCCGCGCCGCCCACCGAAGGAGCAAACGCCCAGCGCCGTGCCACGGGGGTGGCGGCCGCCGCGTGAATCTCTCAGGTAAAGCGGACAGCAGGTGTGCCCCGGCGCCCTCGGGCGCCGGCCGTGACCACCTGTTTGCTCGACCGACCATGTCCGCTGCCGCTGCCTCTGAATCCCTCCTCCGAACCCCGCTGTACGACCTGCACGTGGCGCTGGGCGCACGCATGGTGCCGTTCGCCGGCTACGCCATGCCGGTGCAATACCCGGACGGGCTGATCCGCGAACATCAGCACACGCGCAGCGCCGCGGGGCTGTTCGATGTCTCGCACATGGGGCAGGTGCGCCTCGTCGGCCCGGACGCGGCCGCCGCGCTGGAGAGCCTCATCCCGATGGACGTCATCGGCCTGGGGGCGCACCGCCAGCGCTACGGCCTGCTGCTCAACGACGATGGCGGCATCCTCGACGACCTGATGTTCGTCAACCGCGATGTCGCCCACGGGGGCGACCTGTTCTTGGTCGTCAACGGTGCGTGCAAGGCCGCCGACATCGCGCACCTGCAGGCGCGCATCGGCCAGCGCTGCCGCGTGGAGCCGCTGCCGCAGCAGGCGCTGCTCGCGCTGCAGGGGCCGCAAGCCGTCACCGCCCTGGCGCGGCTGCTGCCGGGCGTCGAGGTACTCGTCTTCATGACCGGCGGCGCGTTCGACTGGCAGGGGGTGTCGCTCTACGTCACGCGCAGCGGCTACACCGGCGAGGACGGCTTCGAAATCTCGCTACCCGCCGACGCGGCCACCGCGTTTGCGCAGGCACTGCTGGCGCAGCCGGAGGTCAAGCCGATCGGGCTGGGCGCGCGCAACTCGCTGCGGCTCGAAGCCGGTCTGTGCCTTTACGGCAACGACATCGACACCGGCACGACCCCGGTGGAAGCGGCGCTCACGTGGGCCATCCAGAAGGTGCGTCGTACCGGCGGCGAGCGCGCCGGGGGCTTTCCGGGCGCGGACCGCGTGCTGGCCCAGCTGGATGGCAGCGCGCCGGTGGCGCGCCGGCGCGTCGGTCTGGTCGCGCTGGAGCGCGTCCCCGTGCGCGAACCCGCGCCGCTGCAAACGCCTGAGGGCACGCCGGTCGGCCACGTCACCAGCGGGCTGCTGTCGCCGACGCTGGACCGCCCGATCGCGATGGGCTATGTCGCGAGCGACCACGCCACAGTCGGCACCCGATTGCAGGCCCTCGTGCGCGGCAAGCCCGTGCCGATGGAGGTCGCCCCGATGCCCTTCCTGCCGCCGCGCTACCACCGCGGCTGATCCCTCCACCGTTTTCCCAACCTTTGTCCGGAGCCTGCCATGACCCTGAAGTACACCCCCGACCACGAGTGGATCCGCGTCGACGGCGACATCGCCACCGTCGGCATCACACACCACGCGCAGGATGCGCTGGGCGACGTCGTGTTCGTCGAGCTGCCCGAGGTCGGCAAGACCCTGGCGCAAAAAGACGTGGCCGGCGTGGTCGAGTCCGTCAAGGCCGCGGCCGACGTGTACATGCCCGTCAGCGGCGAGATAGTCGAAGTCAACGAGGCGCTGCGCGCCGACCCGTCGCTGGCCAACAGCGACCCGCTGGGTGCGGGCTGGTTCTTCAAGGTGCGCCTGGCCAACCCGGCGGAGCTCGAGGCTCTGCTGGACGAGACGGCGTATGGCCAGCTGACGCAGTGACCGGAGCCGCCCCATGACGACCCCCACCCCGCTCGCTGCGCTGGAAAACGCGGCGGAATTCGTTGCGCGCCATGTCGGCATCGGCCCCGAGGACGAGCGCCGGATGCTGGCCGCCATCGGCGAGGACAGCCTGCAGGCGCTCACCGACAGCATCGTGCCGCGCGCGATCGCGCGCATCGCCGCGATGCAGCTGCCCGCGCCGCTGCCGGAGGCGCAGGCGCTGGCCGAGCTCAAGGCCATCGCGCAGAAAAACCGCATCCTGCGCAGCTTCATCGGCCAAGGCTACTACGGCACCCACACGCCGGGCGTGATCCTGCGCAACGTCCTGGAAAACCCCGCTTGGTACACCGCCTACACCCCGTACCAGGCGGAAATCTCGCAGGGCCGCATGGAGGCGCTGGTCAACTTCCAGACCCTGGTGACGGACCTCACGGCGATGGACATCGCCAACGCCTCGATGCTGGACGAGGCCACCGCCGCCGCCGAGGCGATGACGCTGGCGCGCCGCTCGGTCAAGGCCCCGGGCCAGACGATCATTGTCTCGGCCGACTGCCACCCGCAAACGATCGAGGTGGTGCAGACGCGCGCGCGGCCGCTGGGCATCGCGGTGCTCGTCACCCACAGCGCCGAGGAGTGGGCGCAGGCGCTGCAGCGCGACGACTATTTCGCGGTGCTCACCCAGTACCCCGCCACGCACGGCCGCATCGACGACCTGCGCGGTGACGTCGCCACCGTCCACGCCAAGGGCGCGGCGTTCATCGTCGCCACCGACCTGCTGGCGCTCACCCTGCTCACGCCCCCGGGCGAGTGGGGGGCCGACATCGTCGTCGGCAGTGCGCAGCGCTTTGGCATGCCGATGGGCGCGGGCGGCCCGCACGCGGGCTTCATGGCCTGCCGGGACGCCTTCAAGCGCTCGCTGCCCGGGCGCCTCGTCGGGGTGAGCGTCGATGCCCACGGCAACCCGGCGTATCGCCTGGCGCTGCAGACGCGCGAGCAGCACATCCGCCGCGAGAAAGCCACCTCCAACATCTGCACCGCGCAGGTGCTGCCCGCCGTCGTGGCCAGCATGTACGCCGTCTACCACGGGCCGCAGGGGCTGCGCCGCATCGCCGAGCGGGTGGCGCGCTACACGGCGATCCTGGCGCGCGGCCTGGGCACCCTCGGGTACGCCCCGGCCAACGGCAGCGCCTTCGACACGCTGTGCCTGCACACCGGTGCGGCGACGGCATCGCTGCTGGCGCGCGCGCGCGACCGCGGCATGAACCTGCGCGACATGGGTCACGGCAACCTCGGCATCTCGCTGGACGAGACGACCACCCGCGCCGACATCGAGGCGCTGTGGGCGGTCTTTGCCACGCCGGGGCAGGCGCTGCCGGCCTTCGATGCGTGCGCCGAAGGCGCGGACACGCTCATCCCCGCCGCCCTGCGCCGCACCAGCGCGTACCTCACGCATCCGGTGTTCAACACGCACCACAGCGAAACCGCGATGCTGCGCTACATCCGGCGCCTGTCGGACAAGGACCTGGCGCTGGACCGCACGATGATCCCGCTGGGCTCGTGCACGATGAAGCTCAACGCCACCAGCGAGATGATCCCCATCACGTGGCCGGAGTTTGCGCTGGTCCACCCCTACGCGCCGGCCGACCAGCTGGAGGGCTACCGCCTGCTGGACGAGCAGCTACGCGCGTGGCTGTGCCAGGCCACGGGCTACGCCGCGATCAGCCTGCAACCCAACGCCGGCTCGCAGGGCGAGTACGCCGGGCTGCTGGCGATCCAGGCCTACCACGCGGCGCGCGGACAGGCGCAGCGCGACATCTGCCTCATCCCCACCTCGGCCCACGGCACCAACCCGGCCAGCGCGCAGATGGTCGGCCTGCAAGTGGTGCCCGTGGCGTGCGACGCGCAGGGCAACGTCGACCTGGAGGACCTGCGCGCCAAGTGCGAGCAGTACAGCGAGCGCCTGTCGTGCGTGATGATCACCTACCCCAGCACGCACGGCGTGTTCGAGACGGGTGTCCAGGCGCTGTGTGAGCTGGTGCACCGGCACGGCGGCAAGGTCTATATCGACGGTGCCAACATGAACGCGCTCGTCGGGCTGGCCGCACCCGGACAGTTCGGCGGTGACGTCAGCCACCTCAACCTGCACAAGACCTTCTGTATCCCGCACGGCGGCGGCGGCCCCGGCGTCGGCCCGGTGTGCGTGGTGGAGGAACTCGCCCCCTACCTGCCGGGCCACGCGACGGCGCTGGCGGCTGGCGCGTACGCGGGCGGCGCGCGGGCCAACGCCCCGGTGGGCGCGGTGTCGGCCGCACCGCTGGGCAACGCCGCGGTGCTGCCCATCTCGTGGATGTACATCCGCATGATGGGGGCCGACGGGCTGCTGCGCGCGACGCAAACCGCCATCCTCGCCGCCAACTACGTCAGCGCCCGGCTGCGCGCGCACTACCCGACGCTGTACGCCAGCGCCAACGGCCACGTCGCGCACGAGTGCATCCTCGACTGCCGCGCTTTCAAGGACAGCAGCGGCGTGATGGCCGAGGACATCGCCAAGCGGCTGATGGACTACGGCTTCCACGCGCCGACGCTGTCCTTCCCGGTGCCCAACACGCTGATGGTCGAGCCCACCGAGAGCGAGACACTGGAGGAACTGGACCGCTTCATCGACGCGATGGTTGCGATCCGCGAGGAAATCCGCGCCGTCGAACTCGGCGTGTGGCCGCGCGAGGACAACCCGCTGAAAAACGCCCCGCACACGGCGCAGCGGTGCCTGGCCGAAGACTGGCCACACCCCTACCCGCGCGAGCAGGGGGCGGCCCTGCCCTTCCATCGTGCCCACGGCCGCGCCGACAGCAAGTACTGGCCGCCGGTGGGGCGCGTGGACAACGTCTACGGCGACCGCAACCTGTTCTGCAGCTGCGTGCCGGTGGCGGAGCTGGTCCCGGCCGCGGCCTGAGTAACCGTCTTTTCTGTCAAGCGCCGAGAGGCGAGTTGTGAAGCGAGCTGTCCCAAGGTTTGTTGGATCTGACCATGGCATTGAGCATGGTCAGCAGCTTGCGCATGCACGCCACCAGTGCCACCTTGGGCAACTTCCCCGCAGCGATGAGGTGCTCGTAGAAGGCCTTGATGACGGGGTTGGCGCGGCAGGCGGTGAGTGTGGCCATGTAGAGCACGCGGCGCACGTCGAAGCGCCCGCCCTGGATGCGTCGTCGCCCCTTGCTCGCGCCCGAGTCGTTGGCCATGGGGGCGATGCCCACGAGCGCGGCGATTTCGCGCCGATTGAGCCGCCCGAGCTCGGGCAGCTCGGCAATGAGCGTGGCGCTGGCCACCGGGCCGATGCCACGGGCCGACTGCAGCAGCGCATCGAGCTCGCCAAAGTGCTCGCGCACGTGGCCCACCATTTGGCCATCGATCTCGTCGAGCTGGGCCTTGATGACGGCAATGACGGCCTCGATGCTCGGGTGCAGCCCGCGGGGCGTGATCTGCAGGCGCTGGCGTTCGGCCAGCAGCATGGCCAGCAGCTGCCGACGGCGTGTGACCAGCGCGGCGAGCCACTGCTGCTGCGCATCGGGCAGCGGGCGCAGCAAGCGCGTGAGGTCCTCGCGGCGCAGCAGCACCGCCGCGTACTCGGCCAGCACACGCGCATCGATGGCGTCGGTCTTGGCCAGGCGGCCCATCGATTTGGCGAAGTCTCGCGCCTGACGCGGATTGACCACCGCCACCGGCAAGCCGGCCGCCTGCAGCGCGCAGGCCAGTTCCGTTTCATACCCGCCGGTGGCCTCCATCACCACCAGCGCCACGCCCAGCGGCTGCAACGCCGCCGTCAAGGCCGAGTGGCCCTCGGCCTGGTTGTCAAAGCGCTGGGCCTTGAACTGGGCACCCAGCACACAGACATCGACGTGCGCCTTGGCCACGTCGATGCCCACCACCACGCAGGAAGCAGACATGGTCTTCGTTTCCCTTGCTTGTGCATGCGCGCTCGGACAGGCCGGCGCGCGTAACCGTTCGGGCTTGAGGAAGACCAGCGCGGCGGCCGTGCGCTCTGTACTCAGACACGGGCTCGATCACCCCAGCGGATACCAAACTGCACGGGCCGGTCTGGCCGCCTCGTCGGCAGTCAAACTCTACCGCACTGGTCTGGTATGAAACATACAAGCGTGTAACTGATCGTGTGGCCCCCCCCGCTAGGAGGGGGCCGCTCCATCGGCAGCGGCAATGCCGCGCTGACCGGCGCGGCGGCCGCGGCCGTGTCAATCGCACCCGCGAGCCCCGCCACACACCACGCCCGCCGACGGCGTATGCGCGCCCTTCAGGAGCGGCGGATCCCCCACCCGGGCAGCTGCCAGTCGAACGCGACGGCGAGCAACCGCGTCCCCGTCGCGACGGCGACGCCGCCGGCGCTCGCCCACTCGCCCGCGACCCCGTGGGCCGCCAGCGCGAGAAACACCGCACCGCCCGCCACCGCGCACAGCGCGTACGGGCGGTGATCGCGGTAAATCTGCGGCACCTCGTTGCACAGCACGTCGCGCGCCACGCCGCCCACGACCGCCGTCGTCGTGCCCATCAGCACGCTCACCAGCGGCGACATACCCGCCGCGACCGCGATGCTGGCCCCCGAAATCGCAAACAAGCCGAGCCCGAGCGCATCCGCCACCGTCATCAGGCGCGCCCCCGTCTCCCGCAGCGCCACCTGCAGCCACCACGGTGCCGTCAGCACCATCGCCAGCACCAGCCACAGGTACGCCTCGTGCTCCACCCAGAACAGGGGCCGGCGGTCCAGCAGCACGTCGCGCACCGTCCCGCCGCCAAAGGCGCTGACGAACGCCACCGAAAACACCCCGACGATGTCCATGCGCTTGCGCATCGCCTCGATCAGGCCGGACATCGCAAACGCCACCGTTCCACCCACCTCGATGGCCATCCAAAGCGCCGAAAGCTTCATATCCCCTCACCCGAAGGCATAACTGTCCATCGCCAGGTGGCGGTACTGGACCTCGCGCGTGATCGGTGTCACCGCCGCGGCGTCCGTCCGCGGCCAGCGCGCCGCACCGAGCGCAAAAAAGAGTGGCAGCAGGTGCTCGTCGGTGGGATGCGCGCGCTCGGCGTGGGGGGCCCGTCGCCGGTAATCCAGCAGGGCCGCCAGATTCTGCGCCTGCAACGCGTCCCAGACCCACGCCGCAAAGGCCTCGACGTAGGGCGCCGCCGGATCGTCGATGGCCGGTCGTCCGCCGAAGAACGCGCCGAGGTTGTGCGTGAGGCTGCCAGAGCCGATCAGCAGCACACCCGAATCGCGCAGATCGGCCAGGGCAGCGCCGATCGCATACACCGCCGCCGGGTCGGCGTGAAGCGGCAAGGCGACCTGCACCACCGGCCAGCGCGCCTGGGGCAGCAGAAAGCGCAACGGCGACCACACCCCGTGGTCGCGCGGGCGCTGCGGGTCTTCCGCCGCCGCCACGCCCGCCGCGCGCAGCCGCGCGACGATCGCGTGCGCCAGCGCCGGATCGCCGGGGGCTGGGTACTGCAGGCGGTACAGCGCGGGCGGGAACCCGCCGAAGTCGTGCCACGTCGGCGGCTGCGGGTGGCTGCCGACCGCGGCCACGTCATCCATCCAGTGCGGCGACATGACCACCACGGCGCGCAGGTCCTCACGCGCCGCCAGCGTCCGCCCGTAGGCCTGCAACGCAGCCCCGGCCGCCCCCGACGCCAGCGCCATCATCGGGGAGCCGTGCGAGACGAACAACGCGGGCAATGGGGACACGGGGGGAACGACGGTCGGGGCGGTCGGCATCATCGTTTGCATCGTAGCAACGAAGGGGCCCCTTTTCGCTCAATCGCTTTGATGACACCGTTCGGCGACGCCGTCGTTGGCGGCCACCGAACCACAGGCGTCGGCAACGGCCGGCGCACCCGCTCGCCATCGGCGACAATCCGGCCATGGACCGTTACGCCGTGATCGGCCATCCCATCGGCCACAGCAAGTCCCCCCTGATCCACGCCCTGTTCGCCGCCGCCACGGGCCAGGCGCTCGAATACACCGCGATCGAGGCCCCGCTGGACGGCTTCGCGGCGACGGTGAACACATTTCGCGCCGCCGGGGGGCGCGGCGTCAACGTCACCGTGCCCTTCAAGCTGGAGGCCTGCGCCTACGCCACCGAGGTCAGCGAGCGTGCGCGCATCGCAGGCGCGGCCAATGCCCTGGCGTTCGACGGCACGCACTGCCGCGCGGACAATTTCGATGGCGTCGGCCTCGTGCGCGACATCGTGACCAACCTGCGGCATCCCATCGCCGGAAAACGGGTGCTGATGCTGGGGGCCGGCGGTGCAGCGCGCGGCGCGCTGCAGCCGTTACTGGCGGCCGGCCCGACCGAACTGTTCATCGCCAACCGCAGCGCCGCCAAAGCCGCGGAACTCGCCAACGCCTTCCACGCGCTGGGGCTTGGTGCGGGCGTCCTCGCCGGTGGCGGATGGGACGATCTGGCCGCGCGCGGCGCATACGACATCGTGATCAACGCCACGTCGGCCAGCCTGACGGCCGAGCCCCTTCCCCTGCCGCCCGGCGTGTTTGGCCACGACACCCTGGCCTACGACATGGTGTACGGCAAAGGCCTGACCCCTTTCCTGCGCCAGGCGCGTGACGCCGGTGCCGGTCGGCTCGCCGATGGTCTCGGCATGCTGGTCGAGCAGGCGGCCGAGACCTTCGCCTGGTGGCGTGGCGTGCGTCCCACCACCCTCCCCGTGATCGAGCGGCTGCGCGTGCCGCTCGCCTGATCGTTCCCTTGCATCATGAACCAGCTCGACGCCCTCAAGCAGCACACCACCGTCGTCGCCGACACCGGCGATTTCCTGCAGATCGCGCAGTACCAGCCGCGCGACGCGACGACCAACCCGTCGCTGATCCTGAAGTCCGTGCTCAAGCCCGCGTACGCGCCGCTGCTCGATGCCGTGCTCGTCCAACACCGGGGACGGCCGCTGGACGAGGTCGTGGACCGCCTGCTGGTGCGCTTCGGCACCGAGATCCTGCGTGTCGTGCCCGGGCGCGTGTCGACCGAGGTGGACGCGCGCCTGAGCTTCGACGCCGCCGCGACGATCGCCCGAGCGCGCCGCCTCATCGCCCTTTACGAGGCAGAGGGAGTCCCCCGCGAGCGGGTGCTCATCAAAATCGCCGCCACGTGGGAAGGCATCCGCGCCGCCGAGGCGCTGGAGCGTGAGGGCATCCACACCAACCTGACGCTGCTCTTTGCCTTCTGCCAAGCCGTGGCCTGTGCCGACGCGGGCGTACGGCTCATCTCACCCTTCGTCGGGCGCATCTACGACTGGCACAAGGCGCGCGCCGGCGCGCAGTGGGACGAGGCCGCGATGGCCGGCCCGAACGACCCGGGCGTGCAGTCGGTCACCCGCATCTGGCACCACTACAAGCGCTTTGGCATCCCCACCGAGGTCATGGGGGCGAGCTTTCGCAACGTGGGGCAAATCCGGGCGCTCGCGGGCTGCGATCTGCTCACCATCAGCCCGGAGTTGC
This region of Tepidimonas taiwanensis genomic DNA includes:
- a CDS encoding electron transfer flavoprotein-ubiquinone oxidoreductase, translating into MKTPAHLIEQFGPREAMEYDVVVVGAGPAGLATAIRLKQLAAEKGHDVSVCVLEKGSEPGAHILSGAVMDPRAITELFPDWKERGAPLNQPVTGDEVLFLEEASAMRTPQWLIPECFHNEGNYVISLGAVTKWMGEQAEALGVEIFPGFTAAEVLYDEQGRVVGVATGHMGLGKDGQPTDAFQLGMELRAKYTVFAEGARGHLGKELIARFRLDEGKDPQTYGIGIKELWEIPPEKAKPGLVVHTAGWPLDEHTYGGGFLYHLEGNKVTLGFVVGLDYQNPWLSPFEEMQRWKTHPAIRAHIEGGKRIGYGARAITAGGLMSLPKTVFPGGALVGCDAGYLNAARIKGSHAAIKTGMLCAEAAFEALRAGRQHDELTAYPAAFEQSWLYQELHRARNFKTWFKKGNTIGALMTGIEHWLLPKLGIQSPPWTVRRHTPDHARLHAASQVEPIRYPKPDGVLTFDRLSSVFLSNTNHEENQPAHLTLKDPTVPVAVNLARYGGPESRYCPAGVYEFVEKDGAPQLVINAQNCVHCKTCDIKDPTQNIVWVTPEGGGGPNYAGM
- the gcvT gene encoding glycine cleavage system aminomethyltransferase GcvT; this encodes MSAAAASESLLRTPLYDLHVALGARMVPFAGYAMPVQYPDGLIREHQHTRSAAGLFDVSHMGQVRLVGPDAAAALESLIPMDVIGLGAHRQRYGLLLNDDGGILDDLMFVNRDVAHGGDLFLVVNGACKAADIAHLQARIGQRCRVEPLPQQALLALQGPQAVTALARLLPGVEVLVFMTGGAFDWQGVSLYVTRSGYTGEDGFEISLPADAATAFAQALLAQPEVKPIGLGARNSLRLEAGLCLYGNDIDTGTTPVEAALTWAIQKVRRTGGERAGGFPGADRVLAQLDGSAPVARRRVGLVALERVPVREPAPLQTPEGTPVGHVTSGLLSPTLDRPIAMGYVASDHATVGTRLQALVRGKPVPMEVAPMPFLPPRYHRG
- the gcvH gene encoding glycine cleavage system protein GcvH; translated protein: MTLKYTPDHEWIRVDGDIATVGITHHAQDALGDVVFVELPEVGKTLAQKDVAGVVESVKAAADVYMPVSGEIVEVNEALRADPSLANSDPLGAGWFFKVRLANPAELEALLDETAYGQLTQ
- the gcvP gene encoding aminomethyl-transferring glycine dehydrogenase, yielding MTTPTPLAALENAAEFVARHVGIGPEDERRMLAAIGEDSLQALTDSIVPRAIARIAAMQLPAPLPEAQALAELKAIAQKNRILRSFIGQGYYGTHTPGVILRNVLENPAWYTAYTPYQAEISQGRMEALVNFQTLVTDLTAMDIANASMLDEATAAAEAMTLARRSVKAPGQTIIVSADCHPQTIEVVQTRARPLGIAVLVTHSAEEWAQALQRDDYFAVLTQYPATHGRIDDLRGDVATVHAKGAAFIVATDLLALTLLTPPGEWGADIVVGSAQRFGMPMGAGGPHAGFMACRDAFKRSLPGRLVGVSVDAHGNPAYRLALQTREQHIRREKATSNICTAQVLPAVVASMYAVYHGPQGLRRIAERVARYTAILARGLGTLGYAPANGSAFDTLCLHTGAATASLLARARDRGMNLRDMGHGNLGISLDETTTRADIEALWAVFATPGQALPAFDACAEGADTLIPAALRRTSAYLTHPVFNTHHSETAMLRYIRRLSDKDLALDRTMIPLGSCTMKLNATSEMIPITWPEFALVHPYAPADQLEGYRLLDEQLRAWLCQATGYAAISLQPNAGSQGEYAGLLAIQAYHAARGQAQRDICLIPTSAHGTNPASAQMVGLQVVPVACDAQGNVDLEDLRAKCEQYSERLSCVMITYPSTHGVFETGVQALCELVHRHGGKVYIDGANMNALVGLAAPGQFGGDVSHLNLHKTFCIPHGGGGPGVGPVCVVEELAPYLPGHATALAAGAYAGGARANAPVGAVSAAPLGNAAVLPISWMYIRMMGADGLLRATQTAILAANYVSARLRAHYPTLYASANGHVAHECILDCRAFKDSSGVMAEDIAKRLMDYGFHAPTLSFPVPNTLMVEPTESETLEELDRFIDAMVAIREEIRAVELGVWPREDNPLKNAPHTAQRCLAEDWPHPYPREQGAALPFHRAHGRADSKYWPPVGRVDNVYGDRNLFCSCVPVAELVPAAA
- a CDS encoding IS110 family transposase — its product is MSASCVVVGIDVAKAHVDVCVLGAQFKAQRFDNQAEGHSALTAALQPLGVALVVMEATGGYETELACALQAAGLPVAVVNPRQARDFAKSMGRLAKTDAIDARVLAEYAAVLLRREDLTRLLRPLPDAQQQWLAALVTRRRQLLAMLLAERQRLQITPRGLHPSIEAVIAVIKAQLDEIDGQMVGHVREHFGELDALLQSARGIGPVASATLIAELPELGRLNRREIAALVGIAPMANDSGASKGRRRIQGGRFDVRRVLYMATLTACRANPVIKAFYEHLIAAGKLPKVALVACMRKLLTMLNAMVRSNKPWDSSLHNSPLGA
- a CDS encoding trimeric intracellular cation channel family protein — encoded protein: MKLSALWMAIEVGGTVAFAMSGLIEAMRKRMDIVGVFSVAFVSAFGGGTVRDVLLDRRPLFWVEHEAYLWLVLAMVLTAPWWLQVALRETGARLMTVADALGLGLFAISGASIAVAAGMSPLVSVLMGTTTAVVGGVARDVLCNEVPQIYRDHRPYALCAVAGGAVFLALAAHGVAGEWASAGGVAVATGTRLLAVAFDWQLPGWGIRRS
- a CDS encoding DODA-type extradiol aromatic ring-opening family dioxygenase, with the protein product MMPTAPTVVPPVSPLPALFVSHGSPMMALASGAAGAALQAYGRTLAAREDLRAVVVMSPHWMDDVAAVGSHPQPPTWHDFGGFPPALYRLQYPAPGDPALAHAIVARLRAAGVAAAEDPQRPRDHGVWSPLRFLLPQARWPVVQVALPLHADPAAVYAIGAALADLRDSGVLLIGSGSLTHNLGAFFGGRPAIDDPAAPYVEAFAAWVWDALQAQNLAALLDYRRRAPHAERAHPTDEHLLPLFFALGAARWPRTDAAAVTPITREVQYRHLAMDSYAFG
- the aroE gene encoding shikimate dehydrogenase, giving the protein MDRYAVIGHPIGHSKSPLIHALFAAATGQALEYTAIEAPLDGFAATVNTFRAAGGRGVNVTVPFKLEACAYATEVSERARIAGAANALAFDGTHCRADNFDGVGLVRDIVTNLRHPIAGKRVLMLGAGGAARGALQPLLAAGPTELFIANRSAAKAAELANAFHALGLGAGVLAGGGWDDLAARGAYDIVINATSASLTAEPLPLPPGVFGHDTLAYDMVYGKGLTPFLRQARDAGAGRLADGLGMLVEQAAETFAWWRGVRPTTLPVIERLRVPLA
- the tal gene encoding transaldolase — translated: MNQLDALKQHTTVVADTGDFLQIAQYQPRDATTNPSLILKSVLKPAYAPLLDAVLVQHRGRPLDEVVDRLLVRFGTEILRVVPGRVSTEVDARLSFDAAATIARARRLIALYEAEGVPRERVLIKIAATWEGIRAAEALEREGIHTNLTLLFAFCQAVACADAGVRLISPFVGRIYDWHKARAGAQWDEAAMAGPNDPGVQSVTRIWHHYKRFGIPTEVMGASFRNVGQIRALAGCDLLTISPELLAQLATTEGDVPRRLDPAEAARAELPAVHYRAGEEAAFRFALNEDAMATEKLAEGIRLFCADARRLDALIASRH